DNA sequence from the Deltaproteobacteria bacterium genome:
GAGAATATTTGAATTCGTTTGGCCATTTTAAAATATGACACTTGCAATAAGGAAAGCTAAGGGGAAGCTACGAACTGTTTTTGTTCTAGCAATCGCTGTTTTGCTGCTGACGACAGCCAACACTGCGCTTGCCGCGCGACTAAAGGACGTAGCCGACATAGAGGGAGTGCGTGGCAATCACTTGGTGGGCTTCGGAATTGTAGTAGGTTTGCAGGGGACGGGGGATCAAAAGAGCGCCTTTACTAACCAAAGCATTGCCAACTTAATGGAGCGCCTGGGTCTTAGGGTCGACGTGAAGGAAATAAGCAAACTCGGAAATACTGCTGCCGTTATTGCCACTGCAGAGTTGCCGCCGTTTGCGCGACCTGGATCAAAAATCGACGTTACGTTATCTTCTGTTGGCAACGCATCTACATTGCAGGGCGGAACTTTGCTAATGACACCTCTTAGGGGCGCAGATGGCAAAGTATATGCCGTTTCGCAAGGGCCAATATCCTTGGGAGGCTTTGTAATCCAAGGAGATGGAGACTCGACACAAAAGAACCATCCCACTGTTGCGCGAATTGCTAAAGGTGCGACCGTTGAAAGGGCAATCCCATTTGACTTGTTTTCTAGCG
Encoded proteins:
- a CDS encoding flagellar basal body P-ring protein FlgI, giving the protein MTLAIRKAKGKLRTVFVLAIAVLLLTTANTALAARLKDVADIEGVRGNHLVGFGIVVGLQGTGDQKSAFTNQSIANLMERLGLRVDVKEISKLGNTAAVIATAELPPFARPGSKIDVTLSSVGNASTLQGGTLLMTPLRGADGKVYAVSQGPISLGGFVIQGDGDSTQKNHPTVARIAKGATVERAIPFDLFSSGSVRIVLREPDFVTVTRVQDAVNRFVGIGRAKAIDSASVLLPLDELTAKAPIHLIARLEELEIDPDLPARVVINERTGTIIMGESVRVSTVALAHGNLNITISSETQVSQPNAFGQGATAIVEQQDIAVAEDSGQLTIVKESVSLGELVTALNSLGATPRDLIAIFQALKKAGALHAELVVM